One window from the genome of Plasmodium relictum strain SGS1 genome assembly, chromosome: 12 encodes:
- a CDS encoding E1-E2 ATPase, putative — translation MRNDITKNLFTYDTRFFKSIFDKYMKDEDYSKELKIIHNSRNLLEEIISKENGLNFYLDENYDEHFLEDFKLPFFKKILKYISDVDKKNESPIHKCRENEIVDNENIVNNNLTHINNKERKIHHYFIFNKKINVINSYRIYYYCSNIIQSLPSLTYLSVIKIYLKNYPLNIFLSCIYFYTFMTYVCDRDNVIEFFESLIFSLIVTTGLLILTIVHYIKENKISLITSKLNDYKESYICRNFIKNKAKKETILSKYESKKTLELKKYSKYFFLKSFLNRINTELFDYELYKNVNNFNYVQEYYKGYDPFVYSSKKSGGGLELVNTYDNSTTVEDESKSRKKEIEKEEKEDKEEKEKIEDKEEKEKKEDKEEKEKKEDKEEKEKKEKMEDKEEKEKMEDKEEKEKMEDKEEKEKIEDKEEKEKKEDKEEKEKYNHSSSTDKLNIEEIFLDKEENQNEEVKILNKEKKEININKSDSIKEKEINISKEINLGDIEEKKENTNESLGENINSKDIIVIDKGKEKKKKLMNYIFFENNFYSINGKNILVGDIIYLFKGDMIPADGILLKSNNMIVDESNLLKSFEKKKKISFDEYIYEIEKSKKKKISVGELKKKKLNYFEILNLKVKMKFKQMSEEKNLKKKNELNKMRENKLHIINNKLCKEEEMELPYETKCGSVSKKKEERKYSKIKYELFSDERNQEYYQSKIEKNEEKIGIDSDDFKKYDYSPLLLSGSIVKNGRGIMIATCVSKNKQMFHNSIKKIEENTTLEELINNYSKNVVILIIFCCSLCILFILIHFIINLIENDMQTFAYNLLMFLLNSIILEILKYFLLSIDQMPLLLQNCLALNSSDIMKENFIIKRKNTFEDIIFTNTIFIDMDRYIKYKCILFFYNSEFSFCFDNILINSNIKIENNVKLFNKINNKEIINKFFFFLLIQSILTTSNLYQYNEHFLDIDFSLLKFLKCLEINLEDFFIERKDIFHIVSNNRDYVISLVFLKKSLFLDKWSALEINKEIKNNNEVDGEIEKKKKEKDEKINKENKLNTLRIFIKGYASFILPRCSQYINGNNLCKDIEKLREKANKINEKKENVVFCFAYKNINLNEEEKENILLKKYEDDENFDNKNIHKSIDDTYLKHLQLKDLTCISVLVLEKTLSKHFFFDYKILEENDLTVKFFTKENLSKVNDIFYKFPKFFENLKLYDAKKINQINRFDYYGNFNKIRKKERINLEDTYIENYKSNNDNNFVDYGNLYSYKLKKEKENFNFKNSKSEVLNVRKYNSVTGSLCNEVRLDNTTKISKTHNFILSKNFFYNCSHNELLPLLSVSKIYSKNALVTNQSDLVHDGICDITVCDNRSKDINKEKCDIIILNKSLYDYIKLKSFSNCMLTNIRLYIDYNITFYIVFVIFSIISTLVNGSEFLSIIQILYIFLIKNVIFHYISCYRKSSYSTGMKFKSSYDFFKEKDMNNIISSILSKITILLIVFLFGHLFIPESKWDFVQDDIREHFDFSEFSFLKDKQYSNYYYTIRSSIRFKKNLENLKIQNNIDVKNDYRTMNEWEYHISPNRHSTILFNIFFLFFFFSYIHIYIRSFFDEVQIYWNKCKNNKYEYFYLIKNREDKLLSTDINQLTKELKINKEMGLEHKRDLDNIKDKIDEENICSYSINIKQDSKGKIKDRYCILNKKSYFNEGKKEPKKEKTNEKCNLMNTERNRMLINCIKDNYKIFLIFFFILIIHIIVIQFGSFFFHFHVKGLTKFQWLVCFSCCLLDFLLYLTISRLYLFKLSTNSFKFSQYLYEPREKNVFDTLNDYKKSYMSQRYKYNLRKTRKSWI, via the exons atGAGAAACgatattacaaaaaatttatttacttaTGATACtagattttttaaaagtatttttgATAAGTATATGAAAGATGAAGATTATAGCAAAGAGTTGAAAATAATACACAATTCTCGAAATTTATTAGAAGAGATAATTAGTAAAGAAAATGGattaaacttttatttaGATGAAAATTATGATGAACATTTTTTAGAAGACTTCAAATTgccattttttaaaaaaatactaaagTATATAAGTGATGtcgataaaaaaaatgaaagccCAATACATAAATGTAGAGAAAATGAAATTGTGGACAATGAAAATATAGTAAATAACAACCTCACtcatattaataataaagaaagaaagattcatcattattttatatttaataaaaaaattaatgtaatAAATAGTTAtagaatatattattattgttcAAATATTATACAATCATTACCTTCTCTTACCTATTTATctgttattaaaatatatttaaaaaattatccattaaatatatttttatcttgcATATACTTTTACACATTTATGACATATGTTTGTGATAGAGACAATGTAATag AATTTTTTGagtcattaattttttctttaatagtTACTACTggattattaatattaacaaTAGTGCactatataaaagaaaacaaGATAAGTTTAATAACTTCCAAGTTAAATGATTATAAAGAAAGCTATATATgtagaaattttattaaaaataaagcaaaAAAGGAAACCATATTAAGCAAATATGAAAGTAAGAAAACtcttgaattaaaaaaatattcgaaatatttttttttaaagagttttttaaatagaatCAATACAGAACTATTTGattatgaattatataagaacgtaaataattttaattatgtaCAAGAATATTATAAAGGATACGATCCTTTTGTGTACTCTTCAAAAAAGTCGGGAGGTGGACTAGAACTAGTGAATACATATGATAACTCGACAACAGTGGAAGATGAATCAAAAtctagaaaaaaagaaatagaaaaagaagaaaaagaagataaagaagaaaaagaaaaaatagaagataaagaagaaaaagaaaaaaaggaagataaagaagaaaaagaaaaaaaggaagataaagaagaaaaagaaaaaaaagaaaaaatggaagataaagaagaaaaagaaaaaatggaagataaagaagaaaaagaaaaaatggaagataaagaagaaaaagaaaaaatagaagataaagaagaaaaagaaaaaaaggaagataaagaagaaaaagaaaaatataatcatTCTTCATCTACAGATAAACTAAATAtagaagaaatatttttgGATAAAGAGGAAAATCAAAATGAAGAAGTAAagatattaaataaagaaaaaaaagaaataaatataaataaaagtgattctattaaagaaaaagaaattaatatatCAAAGGAAATAAATTTAGGTgatattgaagaaaaaaaagaaaatacaaaTGAAAGTTTAggagaaaatataaattctaAAGATATTATAGTTATAGATaaaggaaaagaaaagaaaaaaaaattaatgaattacatattttttgagaataatttttattctattaatgggaaaaatattttagttggtgatattatatatttatttaaaggaGATATGATACCTGCAGATGGCATCCTTctaaaaagtaataatatgATTGTTGACGAATCAAACCTTTTAAAatcatttgaaaaaaaaaagaaaattagctttgatgaatatatatatgaaatagaaaaatccaaaaaaaaaaagataagtGTTGGtgaattgaaaaaaaagaaattaaattattttgaaatacTTAAtctaaaagtaaaaatgaaatttaaaCAAATGagtgaagaaaaaaatttaaaaaaaaaaaatgaattaaacaAAATGAGAGAAAATAAGTTACATATTATAAACAATAAACTATgtaaagaagaagaaatggAATTGCCATATGAAACAAAATGTGGCAGtgtttctaaaaaaaaagaagaaagaaaatatagtaaaataaaatacgaATTATTCTCAGATGAAAGAAATCAAGAATACTACCAAAgcaaaatagaaaaaaatgaggAAAAAATAGGTATTGATTCTgatgattttaaaaaatatgattattCTCCATTGTTGTTGTCTGGGTCTATTGTAAAAAATGGAAGAGGTATAATGATAGCTACCTGTGTTAGTAAAAACAAACAAATGTTTCataattctattaaaaaaatagaagaaaatacTACATTAgaagaattaataaataattattcaaaGAATGttgttattttaataattttttgttgttCCTTAtgtattctttttatattaatacattttataattaactTAATCGAAAATGATATGCAAACGTTTGCATATAATTTGttaatgtttttattaaattctaTAATATTAGAAATCCTGAAATACTTTTTACTGTCGATTGATCAAATGCCTTTATTATTACAAAATTGTTTAGCATTGAATTCAAGTGACATtatgaaagaaaattttataataaaaagaaaaaatacttttGAAGATATCATTTTTACGAATACGATATTTATTGATATGGACAGATACATAAAATACaaatgtattttatttttttataatagtgAATTTTCCTTTTGTTTTGATAACATTTTAATAAACTCtaacataaaaatagaaaacaaCGTTaagttatttaataaaataaataataaagaaattataaataaattttttttttttttattaattcaaaGTATACTTACAACTAGTAACTTGTATCAATATAATGAGCATTTCTTGGATATAGATTTTTCcttattaaaatttcttaaatGCTTAGAAATTAATCTTGaagatttttttattgaaagaAAAGATATCTTTCATATAGTGTCTAACAATAGAGATTACGTTATTTCATTAGTTTTTCtgaaaaaaagtttatttttaGATAAGTGGAGTGCattagaaataaataaagaaataaaaaataataatgaagtgGATGGTGAGatagagaaaaagaaaaaagaaaaagatgaaaaaataaataaagaaaataaattaaatactttaagaatatttattaagGGATATGCAAGTTTTATTTTACCGAGATGTAGCCAATATATTAATGGAAACAATTTGTGCAA AGATATAGAGAAATTGAGAGAAAAGGCTAATAAAATTAacgaaaaaaaggaaaatgttgttttttgttttgcatacaaaaatataaatttaaatgaagaagagaaagaaaatatattattaaaaaaatatgaagatgatgaaaattttgataacaaaaatattcataaaagCATAGATGACACTTACCTAAAACATTTGCAATTAAAGGATTTAACTTGTATATCAGTTTTAGTTTTAGAAAAAACATTAagtaaacattttttttttgattataaaatattagaagaaaatgatttaactgtaaaattttttacaaaagaaaatttatcaaaagttaatgatatattttataaatttcccAAATTTTTTgagaatttaaaattatatgatgcaaaaaaaataaaccaAATAAATAGATTTGATTATTATGGAAACTTCAATAAAATAAGGAAGAAAGAAAGAATCAATTTAGAAGATacatatatagaaaattataaaagtaataatgataataattttgtCGATTATGGTAACTTATACtcctataaattaaaaaaagaaaaagaaaattttaactttaaaaatagtaaaagtGAAGTTTTAAAtgtaagaaaatataatagtgTTACAGGGAGCTTATGTAATGAAGTTAGGTTAGATAATACAACAAAAATTAGTAAAAcacataattttattttaagtaaaaattttttctacAACTGTTCTCATAACGAATTATTACCTTTATTGTCAGTATCTAAAATTTATAGCAAAAATGCTCTAGTAACAAATCAAAGTGATTTAGTACATGATGGAATATGCGATATAACAGTATGTGATAACAGAAgtaaagatataaataaagaaaaatgtgatataattattttaaataagagTTTGTATGATTATATAAAACTAAAAAGTTTTTCTAATTGTATGCTAACAAATATTCGATTATACATTGATTATAATATAACattttatattgtttttgtgattttttcaattatttcTACTTTAGTTAATGGCTCAGAGTTTTTAAGCATTAttcaaatattatatatttttttaattaaaaacgtaatttttcattatatatctTGTTATAGAAAATCTTCTTATAGTACTGGAATGAAATTCAAAAGTTCCTACGATTTTTtcaaagaaaaagatatgaATAATATCATATCATCTATTTTATCGAAGATTACAATCCttttaattgtttttttatttggtCATCTTTTTATCCCAGAATCAAAATGGGATTTTGTGCAAGATGATATAAGAGAGCACTTTGATTTTTCcgaattttcttttttaaaagataaacaATATTCTAATTATTACTACACGATTAGATCAAGTATtcgttttaaaaaaaatttagaaaatttaaaaattcaaaataatattgatGTTAAAAATGATTATAGGACTATGAATGAATGGGAATATCATATTAGCCCTAATAGACATAGTACTATTttgtttaatatattttttcttttcttctttttttcttatatacatatttatataaggTCATTTTTTGATGAAGTACAAATTTACTGgaataaatgtaaaaataataaatatgaatatttctatttgataaaaaatagGGAAGATAAACTTCTATCAACAGATATAAACCAATTaacaaaagaattaaaaataaataaagaaatggGATTAGAACATAAAAGAGATTTAGATAacataaaagataaaatcgatgaagaaaatatttgtagttattctattaatataaaacaaGATTCTAAAGGGAAAATTAAAGATAGATATTgcatattaaataaaaaaagttattttaatGAAGGAAAAAAGGAgccaaaaaaagaaaagactAATGAAAAATGTAATTTAATGAATACAGAAAGAAATAGGATGTTAATTAATTGTATTAAggataattataaaatattcttaatttttttttttattttaataatacataTTATTGTGATTCAATTtggttcttttttttttcatttccaCGTAAAAGGATTAACCAAATTTCAATGGCTTGTTTGTTTTTCATGTTGTCTTTTAGactttttactttatttaacTATATCTCGgctttatctttttaaattatctacTAATTCCTTTAAGTTTTCtcaatatttatatgaacCTAGGGAGAAAAATGT gttTGATACTTTGaatgattataaaaaaagttatatgtcccaaagatataaatataacCTTAGGAA aaCACGTAAAAGCTggatatag
- a CDS encoding glutamate--tRNA ligase, putative — MVEGNKLNIYYGKKYPFACKTVYNIYKNNIKKKNLKIENIEEKIRFLKDEKVEDIKVEFLNNNSSDEKYILSRDKIFAKNLDYILKTDLYYISCEKKSNKVLNVYIQTQYDEWIDFFKYKNLQKDIVGICEYIDKHLHLNTFISSHFLTLSDIYIFYEMYKYFNVNSCYYVKYSKQYKNINRWFKLIDCLLKFEDNELKNYLKAQGEIKKIDTTKDNGKQGMKQKNVSTSYSGKLENAEKGKVVTRFPPEPSGYLHIGHAKAAFLNSYYANMYEGKMLLRFDDTNPVLEDIKYEKSIIEDLQNLGLKYESITYTSDYFDLLEDYCIKLIKMNKAYADDTSVEEMRNQRGEGIESLNRQNSIERNLELFEEMKKGTEIGQKNCIRAKINMQSKNKCMRDPVLYRCVVDVPHHKHHFKYKCYPTYDFACPIIDSLEGVTHALRTNEYSDRIEQYNWVISTLQLRKVYIYEFSRISFVRTVMSKRKLKWFVENNVVDSWLDPRMPTIKGILRRGLTKEALFQFILEQGPSKSGNLMQWDKLWSINKQIIDPIIPRYSAVDKKKAVLLKLSDLGDDIIEKERDLHMKNKSLGTCKMYYTNKILIELEDAASLCEKEEITLIKLGNVIITDIIRNEENIKEIIATSNFQGDFKITKKKIHWLPYITEKLITCTLYEYDHLITVDKFESDDKNDWKDFINYNSKFETVVYADPAITSLKVSDKLQFERRGYFIIDQICNNQLHLIKIPDGKSKNMSIISTKVDPKSLAGTKDKINSSEKKKNEIIK, encoded by the coding sequence atggtAGAAggtaataaattaaatatatattatggaAAAAAATACCCATTTGCATGTAAAACagtttataatatatataaaaacaatattaaaaaaaaaaatttgaaaattgaaaatatagaAGAGAAGATAAGatttttaaaagatgaaaaagtagaagatataaaagtagaatttttaaataataattcgtctgatgaaaaatatatattaagtagggataaaatatttgcaaaaaatttagattatatattaaagacagatttatattatatttcatgtgaaaaaaaaagtaacaaAGTACTAAATGTGTATATCCAAACTCAGTATGATGAGTGGattgatttttttaaatataaaaatttacaaaaagaTATAGTAGGTATATGTGAATATATTGATAAGCATTTGCAtttaaatacatttatatcttctcattttttaactttgtctgatatatatatattttatgaaatgtataaatattttaacgTAAATAGTTGCTATTACGTAAAGTACTCTAAGCAGTACAAGAATATAAATAGATGGTTTAAATTAATAGATTGCTTGCTGAAATTTGAagataatgaattaaaaaattacttaaaGGCACAAGgagaaataaagaaaatagatACAACAAAAGATAATGGAAAGCAGGGAATGAAACAGAAAAATGTATCTACCTCTTATTCAGGAAAATTAGAAAATgcagaaaaaggaaaagtaGTAACTAGGTTTCCACCTGAACCATCAGGTTATTTACATATTGGTCATGCAAAGGCAGcatttttaaatagttaTTATGCAAATATGTACGAAGGGAAAATGTTATTACGATTTGATGATACAAATCCAGTACTAGAAGATATTAAGTACGAAAAATCTATAATAGAAGATTTGCAAAATTTAGGTTTAAAGTATGAAAGTATTACGTACACATCTGattattttgatttattagaAGATTActgtataaaattaataaaaatgaataaggCGTATGCAGATGATACAAGTGTAGAAGAAATGAGAAATCAAAGAGGAGAAGGTATTGAATCTTTAAATAGGCAAAATTCTATCGAAAGAAATTTGGAATTATTtgaagaaatgaaaaaaggaACAGAAATTGGTCAAAAGAATTGTATAAGagcaaaaataaatatgcaaAGTAAAAATAAGTGCATGAGAGATCCTGTTCTATATAGATGTGTAGTAGATGTGCCACATCATAAACatcattttaaatataaatgttatCCAACTTATGATTTTGCTTGTCCAATAATAGATTCATTAGAAGGTGTGACTCATGCTTTAAGAACTAATGAATACAGTGACAGAATTGAGCAATATAACTGGGTTATATCTACTTTACAGTTAagaaaagtatatatttatgaatttAGTAGAATATCTTTTGTTAGAACAGTTATGtctaaaagaaaattaaaatggtTTGTTGAAAATAATGTTGTCGATAGTTGGCTAGATCCTCGTATGCCTACAATAAAAGGTATTTTAAGAAGAGGATTAACTAAAGAAGCATTATTTCAATTTATTTTAGAACAAGGGCCATCAAAATCTGGTAATTTAATGCAGTGGGATAAACTATGGTCAattaataaacaaataattGATCCTATTATACCTAGATATTCTGCtgtagataaaaaaaaagctgTTTTATTAAAGTTAAGTGATCTGGGAGAtgatataatagaaaaagaaagagatTTACACATGAAAAATAAATCCCTAGGTACTTGCAAAATGTATTATACTAATAAGATTTTGATTGAACTGGAAGATGCAGCATCATTGTGTGAAAAAGAGGAAAttacattaataaaattaggtAATGTTATTATTACTGATATTATTagaaatgaagaaaatataaaagaaattattgcTACTTCAAATTTTCAAGGTGATTTCAAAATTacgaaaaagaaaattcattGGCTACCTTATATTACCGAAAAATTAATTACTTGTACTTTATATGAATATGATCATTTAATAACAGTTGATAAATTTGAAAGTgatgataaaaatgattggaaagattttattaattacaaTAGTAAATTTGAAACAGTAGTTTATGCTGATCCTGCTATAACTTCTCTAAAAGTTTCAGATAAATTGCAATTTGAAAGGAGAGgctattttattattgaCCAAATATGTAATAATCAACttcatttaattaaaattccTGATggaaaatcaaaaaatatgTCTATAATTAGCACAAAGGTTGATCCTAAGAGTTTGGCTGGAactaaagataaaattaattcttctgaaaaaaaaaaaaatgaaataattaaataa